The Candidatus Methylomirabilota bacterium DNA window TCGATGACGACGTAGCGCCCGGCCCCCTGCCGCTCGACACGAAGCAAGACCTGCTTCTCATCGCGCGGCTTCCGGGCCATGGCCTTCTCCACATCCTCGAGGGCGTTCACCGGGGACCGGTCGATCTCGCGGATCACGTCGCCTTCCTTGATCCCGGCCTCGGCCGCCGGCGAGTTCGGACGCACGTCGGTGACGACCACGCCCTTCGGGTCGGGAATGCCGAGCCGGCGCGCGAGCTCCGGCGTCAGATCCTGGAGC harbors:
- a CDS encoding PDZ domain-containing protein; the encoded protein is LQDLTPELARRLGIPDPKGVVVTDVRPNSPAAEAGIKEGDVIREIDRSPVNALEDVEKAMARKPRDEKQVLLRVERQGAGRYVVIEVG